One part of the Microbacterium aurugineum genome encodes these proteins:
- a CDS encoding GuaB3 family IMP dehydrogenase-related protein, with translation MEIELGRGKRARRAYTFDDIAVVPSRRTRNPEDVSTAWTIDAFGFDIPVLGAPMDSVVSPQTAIMLGQLGGLGVLDLEGLWTRYEDPEPLLAEIAGLDEGEATVRMQQLYSEPIKPELITRRLAEIRESGVTVAGSLTPQRTQEYYDTVAAAGVDLFVIRGTTVSAEHVSSVAEPLNLKKFIYDLDVPVIVGGAATYTAALHLMRTGAAGVLVGFGGGAASTTRATLGIHAPMATAVSDVAAARRDYLDESGGRYVHVIADGGVGTSGDIVKALAMGADAVMLGVALARATDAPGRGFHWGPEAHHSKLPRGRRVEVGGIGTLEEILYGPAPVADGTANLIGALRKSMATTGYSDLKEFQRVEVVLAPYEA, from the coding sequence GAGATCGAGCTCGGCCGAGGAAAGCGCGCACGTCGCGCGTACACGTTCGACGACATCGCGGTGGTGCCATCGCGGCGCACGCGCAACCCGGAGGACGTGTCGACCGCATGGACGATCGACGCCTTCGGCTTCGACATCCCGGTGCTGGGAGCGCCGATGGACTCGGTCGTGAGCCCGCAGACGGCGATCATGCTCGGACAGCTCGGCGGGCTCGGCGTCCTCGACCTCGAGGGTCTGTGGACGCGTTATGAAGACCCGGAGCCGCTGCTGGCGGAGATCGCCGGACTCGACGAGGGCGAGGCCACCGTCCGGATGCAGCAGCTGTACTCGGAGCCGATCAAGCCCGAGCTCATCACCCGCCGACTCGCCGAGATCCGCGAGTCCGGCGTCACGGTCGCCGGTTCGCTGACGCCGCAGCGCACCCAGGAGTACTACGACACGGTCGCCGCAGCGGGCGTCGACCTGTTCGTGATCCGCGGCACCACCGTGTCTGCCGAGCACGTCTCGAGCGTCGCGGAGCCCCTCAACCTCAAGAAGTTCATCTACGACCTCGACGTCCCCGTCATCGTCGGTGGCGCGGCGACCTACACCGCGGCCCTCCACCTCATGCGCACGGGCGCAGCAGGTGTGCTCGTCGGTTTCGGCGGCGGGGCGGCATCCACGACGCGTGCCACTCTCGGCATCCACGCGCCGATGGCGACCGCGGTCTCCGACGTCGCCGCGGCTCGCCGCGACTACCTCGACGAGTCCGGGGGCCGCTACGTCCACGTGATCGCCGATGGGGGCGTCGGCACCTCCGGCGACATCGTCAAGGCGCTCGCCATGGGGGCGGACGCCGTCATGCTCGGTGTCGCGCTCGCTCGGGCCACCGATGCGCCCGGCCGCGGCTTCCACTGGGGTCCCGAAGCCCACCACTCGAAGCTGCCGCGAGGCCGTCGTGTCGAGGTCGGGGGAATCGGCACGCTCGAGGAGATCCTCTACGGCCCGGCCCCGGTCGCCGACGGCACCGCGAACCTCATCGGCGCGCTGCGCAAGTCGATGGCGACCACCGGATACTCCGACCTCAAGGAGTTCCAGCGGGTCGAGGTCGTGCTCGCGCCGTACGAGGCCTGA